Proteins encoded by one window of Cloeon dipterum chromosome 4, ieCloDipt1.1, whole genome shotgun sequence:
- the LOC135942876 gene encoding uncharacterized protein LOC135942876, whose product MLGRFAVAVFLLLLAKEFESADGYAFPIRKRGFVTACVSDETPIAFVKDFHVQNDDTTVDVVDLSGNSIQLVEHDCNLVQKEGCKKWNLKEWIKESNVQDSIDQYSMVTDYRWNDLPIKFTTGVFKEKIKIPNNHNFNMHFSILTHDSAQFLVTNDPTLDNGINAVIDGWGYLHKSVLRYCPKINGTLSHDGQFYASCEGNLMEKRDYPVLRAGRKWAHATLEIQFDKPNEIDLSFLEDHISIKVSSASASLGNNDYYVSIRITNSKRGFFKSHKYSIIRPKTASSSMEVQLEEDSTSSFCVDVVFLTNESIFYSNTIFSVGVMNAIGSNIFNKTVQSTDNYLKWTTERFEKWDVILKKGWKIKLTAHDESLVIGGVKFCKKGDLVTKTKMVNATNCYPLVQRAENQTADKNDYNRLLYQLGECKVFGGNCEGYKLCHSQDNCTCFAGYQGETCTSCQVHNFGINCADTTKKRCSDNKVNYVDGNCLKGCAVGYQPPQCESECKGRRFGRNCASTSWKHCSDDKFDNVDGTCEWGCKVGYQPPLCDKECSGKGFGQDCSETSSRVCLDGKHSPINGRCTQGCAYGYKPPNCTEKCQGNKYGKNCTSTSMKHCFEDIFNHVDGNCLKGCAVGYQPPECDIHESNKQSNVLIAILIIVPLIFVLLALIGAWIYFKKSRKPQQIVPEATVQFTNASETLTTDLAPLVEENRGDGPIYDVPFDASQVEQYLQSAFMNNFLHEEFKKFPRGQTQPWEVGTKPENTKKNRYNDLSAYDSSRVKLDLLPGDEHSDYINANYVDGFERPKTYIASQGPMASTVDDFWRMVWQEQVSLIVMLTNLTEDEKVKCEKYWPDADQEGKFGRLTVRNIGEEINADYVSRDLLVIREKTKKIVQQLHYTNWPNHGVPLYPQSIAIFMEKITHRNELAPILVHCSAGVGRTGTVILIDACLKMVRSRGQLDVVSIFSQMRKQRANLVDTLEQFEFVHLVLLESLLNPKFEINCENFTEEYKHLKSKSNKNIKKNLELLTDICNKDFQRTDKPAEIEANKCRYPDFISRGFPSHKRTQACLR is encoded by the exons ATGACACAACAGTCGATGTCGTGGATTTAAGTGGCAATAGTATTCAACTTGTCGAACACGATTGCAACTTGGTGCAAAAAGAAGGCTGCAAAAAGTGGAACCTCAAGGAATGGATCAAGGAATCGAACGTACAGGACTCGATCGACCAATACTCAATGGTCACCGATTACCGCTGGAATg atttgccaattaaatttacaacgGGAGtattcaaggaaaaaataaagataccAAATAACCATAATTTCAATATGCATTTTTCGATTCTGACACACGACTCGGCGCAATTCCTTGTCACGAACGATCCAACTTTAGACAACGGAATCAACGCTGTTATTGATGGATGGGGATATCTGCATAAGTCTGTACTCAGATATTGCCCAAAAATTAATGGTACTCTATCACACGATGGACAATTTTATGCATCATGTGAGGGAAACCTGATGGAAAAAAGG GACTATCCTGTTCTCCGCGCAGGGCGAAAATGGGCACATGCCACACTAGAAATACAATTCGACAAACCCAATGAAATCGATTTGTCGTTTTTAGAGGACCACATTAGTATTAAGGTTTCTTCAGCAAG CGCCAGTCTAGGAAACAACGATTACTACGTTTCAATTAGGATTACGAATAGTAAGAgaggatttttcaaaagtcaTAAGT ATTCCATTATACGACCAAAAACAGCTTCAAGTTCGATGGAAGTGCAACTGGAGGAAGATTCGACCAGCTCGTTTTGCGTAGACGTCgtgtttttaacaaatgaaaGTATATTTTATAGCAACACAATATTCTCGGTTGGAGTCATGAACGCAATAggatcaaatatatttaataaaacagtTCAATCAACggataattatttgaaatggaCCACGGagagatttgaaaaatgggaTGTCATACTGAAAAAGGgttggaaaatcaaattgactGCACATGATGAATCACTTGTCATTGGAGGggtgaaattctgcaaaaaag GAGACTTGGTCACTAAGACTAAAATGGTCAATGCGACTAACTGCTATCCATTAGTGCAACGAGCGGAAAACCAGACTGCAGACAAAAATGATTACAATCGAC ttcTGTATCAGCTCGGTGAATGCAAGGTATTCGGAGGAAATTGTGAAGGATACAAATTGTGCCACAGTCAAGATAATTGTACATGTTTTGCTGGATATCAAGGTGAAACCTGTACTT cttgtCAGGTGcacaattttggaataaacTGTGCCGACACTACCAAAAAACGTTGTTCTGATAACAAAGTTAATTACGTTGATGGAAATTGCTTGAAGGGATGCGCAGTTGGATATCAACCCCCGCAGTGTGAATCAG aatgcAAGGGCAGGAGATTTGGACGAAATTGTGCTTCCACTTCCTGGAAACATTGTTCTGATGACAAATTCGATAACGTTGACGGAACCTGCGAATGGGGATGTAAAGTTGGATATCAACCCCCGCTGTGTGACAAag AGTGCAGTGGAAAAGGGTTCGGCCAAGACTGCTCTGAAACTTCGTCTCGAGTCTGTCTCGATGGAAAACACTCTCCGATAAACGGACGTTGCACCCAGGGTTGCGCTTATGGATACAAACCTCCAAATTGCACTGAaa aatgCCAAGGCAacaaatatggaaaaaattgtacCTCCACATCGATGAAGCATTGTTTTGAAGATATATTTAATCACGTCGACGGAAACTGTTTAAAAGGATGCGCAGTTGGATATCAACCTCCAGAATGTGACATACATGAATCAAACAAACAGAGCAATGTTCTGATTGCAATTCTCATTATTGTGCCACTGATTTTCGTACTTCTCGCTTTAATCGGGGCTtggatttatttcaagaaaagcaGAAAACCCCAACAAATCGTTCCAGAAGCCACAGTACAATTTACAAATGCATCTGAAACTCTCACTACCGATTTAGCGCCATTGGTCGAAGAAAATCGTGGCGACGGACCAATTTATGATGTGCCTTTCGATGCATCGCAGGTCGAACAATACTTGCAATCAGCATTTATGAACAATTTTCTTCACGAGGAATTTAAG AAATTCCCTCGGGGCCAAACGCAACCGTGGGAAGTTGGAACCAAACCAGAAAATACGAAAAAGAATCGTTATAATGATTTGTCCGCGTATGACTCTTCCCGAGTGAAACTGGACCTTCTCCCTGGCGACGAACACTCTGACTACATCAATGCCAACTACGTTGAc gGATTCGAACGACCAAAGACGTACATTGCGAGTCAAGGGCCAATGGCGAGCACCGTTGATGACTTTTGGAGAATGGTGTGGCAGGAACAAGTGTCCTTGATCGTGATGCTTACAAATCTTACTGAggatgaaaaa GTTAAATGCGAAAAATACTGGCCCGACGCCGACCAGGAAGGAAAATTTGGCCGTTTGACTGTTCGCAATATTGGAGAGGAGATCAACGCCGATTATGTTTCAAGAGATCTTTTAGTTATTCGcgaaaaaacaaagaaaatc GTTCAGCAATTGCACTACACAAATTGGCCCAATCACGGAGTACCACTCTATCCGCAGTCGATAGcaattttcatggaaaaaataactcaCCGCAACGAATTGGCCCCGATATTGGTGCACTGCAG TGCTGGAGTTGGAAGAACCGGCACTGTGATATTGATTGACGCATGCCTTAAAATGGTTCGTTCGCGCGGTCAACTCGATGTCGTCAGCATTTTCTCGCAGATGAGGAAACAGAGAGCCAATCTGGTTGACAccttg gaacaatttgaatttgtgcaCCTGGTTCTCTTGGAGAGCTTATTGAACCCAAAGTTTGAAATCAACTGCGAGAATTTTACTGAAGAATACAAACATCTGAAG TCAAAAAGCaacaagaatataaaaaagaatttggaATTGCTCACGGATATTTGCAACAAAGACTTCCAAAGGACGGATAAACCGGCTGAGATTGAAGCCAACAAGTGCAGATACCCTGATTtcatttcaa GGGGATTTCCTTCCCACAAAAGAACGCAAGCTTGTCTTCGATGA
- the LOC135943727 gene encoding alpha-latrocrustotoxin-Lt1a-like → MNLKTERKEMDVRKRLVEKVSSGASKFILASLNSDWQECLDIFEDLKSFQETSYFGCTFLHAAALNEKYGYDIIKQFISIEKEDDKRDLDGDEAIHYAIMAKNLKTAELLLQMFHSHKTNLMYLLVEQNRLELAKTVHEFNKDLINELDPEGRNALHLAAEYADNEMYKWLMEENVFDVNAKSGSGKSPLHFALIAEKTDIAEDLVLKGADLKVKHGEDNLLHYCIKKNKLRSVQFVHEHDGELIKEKDQEGKVAIQIAAQFADLEIFKWLNSILIKSGSPYATLLKNEVPLIHCLSIAPPTKLIKFLFAEGK, encoded by the exons ATGAATTTGAAGACCGAGAGGAAAGAAATGGACGTTAGAAAAAGACTGGTCGAGAAAGTGTCTTCGGGAGCCTCAAAGTTCATTCTCGCTTCTTTGAACTCTGACTGGCAAGAATGCCTCGATATTTTTGAGGACCTCAAAAGTTTCCAAGAGACGTCATATTTCGGATGCACGTTTCTCCACGCAGCTGCTTTGAACGAGAAGTATGGATATGATATCATCAAGCAATTTATATCAATCGAGAAAGAAGACGATAAAAGGGACTTAGATGGAGATGAAGCGATTCACTATGCAATCATGgctaaaaacttaaaaacagCAGAACTATTGCTACAGATGTTTCACAGTCACAAGACGAATTTGATGTATTTGCTTGTGGAGCAGAATAGACTGGAGCTTGCGAAAACAGTGCATGAGTTCAACAAGGATCTGATTAACGAACTCGACCCTGAAGGCAGGAATGCTCTACATCTAGCGGCAGAGTACGCGGACAACGAAATGTACAAATGGCTAATGGAAGAAAATGTCTTCGACGTGAACGCCAAGAGCGGATCGGGAAAAAGTCCTCTACATTTCGCCCTTATAGCAGAAAAAACCGACATTGCTGAAGATTTGGTGCTGAAAGGAGCAGATTTAAAGGTGAAGCATGGCGAGGACAACCTTCTACACTACTGCATCAAGAAGAATAAACTGAGGAGTGTCCAATTCGTTCACGAACATGATGGCGAGCTAATCAAGGAGAAAGATCAGGAAGGGAAAGTTGCCATTCAAATCGCGGCTCAGTTCGCGGACTTGGAAATATTCAAGTGGCTCAATTCAATTCTCATAAAGAGTGGCAGTCCATATGCAACATTGCTCAAAAATGAGGTTCCTCTCATCCACT GCCTGTCGATCGCGCCACCAACCAAACTCATTAAATTCTTGTTTGCAGAgggcaaataa
- the LOC135942868 gene encoding uncharacterized protein LOC135942868 has translation MFGQLTVPLFLLLLAKELQSTDGYVFPITKEGFVTACVSDETPVAFVKNYQSRNDDDTTVDVVDLNGNAIPLADHDCNLVREGGCEKWNLNGWEKQRNTRGSFPMVTDYRWNDFPVIFVNELYAENTIKITNNQNTKMYFSILAHEAAQFLFTSDSTLDSGCNAVIDAWQSEHKSVIRDCHKISGYLDTTTSNVWPSCGEVYQSIAGRAVLKEGKKWAHATLEITIDEDDTSNSLNIQENIYIKFSAHSSCIRGNRAGDFSVSFRSSKRRKGLFKRHDYSIIRPVEASNSMEVQLEEDSTSSFCVDVVFLTNERITSGNKIFSVEVVDATGSKIFDKTVQSADNYLKWTTERFGARDITPKKGWKIKLTAHDKSLVIGGVKFCKEGDLVTKTKMSYVTDCYPLVQRAENQTADKNDYNRLLYQLGECKVFGGNCEGYKSCHSQDNCTCFAGYRGDQCTCCPGRTFGKDCSETSSRFCFDEKFSNIDGTCLLGCVSGYRYPECLEAIAENPNKPFTKPQ, from the exons ATGTTTGGGCAGCTCACCGTCccattatttcttttgcttttagcAAAAG AATTGCAAAGTACGGATGGATACGTGTTTCCAATCACGAAGGAAGGTTTTGTGACTGCCTGCGTCTCAGACGAAACACCAGTTGCGTTCGTGAAGAATTACCAGAGTAGAAATG ATGATGACACAACGGTTGATGTCGTGGATTTAAACGGAAATGCAATTCCTCTTGCTGATCACGATTGCAACTTGGTGCGAGAGGGAGGCTGCGAGAAATGGAATCTCAATGGATGGGAAAAGCAACGAAACACGCGGGGCTCATTCCCGATGGTCACTGATTACCGCTGGAATG attttcCGGTGATATTTGTGAATGAATTATATGCTGAGAACACCATCAAAATAACCAATAACCAGAATACCAAGAtgtatttttcgattttggcaCATGAAGCGGCGCAATTCCTTTTCACCAGCGATTCAACTTTAGATAGCGGATGCAACGCCGTTATTGACGCATGGCAATCAGAGCATAAATCTGTCATAAGGGATTGCCATAAAATAAGTGGTTATCTTGATACTACAACTAGTAACGTTTGGCCAAGTTGTGGTGAAGTGTATCAAAGTATAGCG GGCCGTGCTGTTCTCAAAGAAGGGAAGAAATGGGCACATGCCACACTGGAAATTACAATCGATGAAGACGATACAAGCAATTCTCTGAATATACAAGAAAACATTTATATCAAGTTTTCTGCACACag CTCTTGCATCAGAGGAAACAGAGCCGGCGATTTTTCGGTTTCCTTCAGGAGTTCAAAACGTAGAAAAGGCCTATTCAAAAGACATGATT ATTCCATCATTCGACCTGTGGAAGCATCAAATTCAATGGAGGTGCAACTGGAGGAAGATTCGACCAGCTCGTTTTGCGTAGACGTCgtgtttttaacaaatgaaaGAATTACTTCAGGCAACAAAATATTCTCGGTTGAAGTCGTGGACGCAACAGGATCAAAGATATTTGACAAAACAGTTCAATCAGCGgacaattatttgaaatggaCCACGGAGAGATTTGGAGCAAGAGATATCACACCGAAAAAGGgttggaaaatcaaattgactGCACATGATAAATCACTTGTCATTGGAGGCGTTAAATTCTGCAAAGAAG GAGACTTGGTCACTAAGACTAAAATGAGCTACGTGACTGACTGCTATCCATTAGTGCAACGAGCGGAAAACCAGACTGCAGACAAAAATGATTACAATCGAC ttcTGTATCAGCTCGGCGAATGCAAGGTATTCGGAGGAAATTGTGAGGGATACAAATCGTGTCACAGTCAAGATAATTGTACATGTTTTGCTGGATATCGAGGAGATCAATGCACCT GCTGCCCTGGGAGAACATTCGGCAAAGACTGCTCTGAGACATCTTCCCGATTCTGTTTCGATGAAAAATTCTCTAACATAGACGGAACATGTCTACTGGGTTGCGTCTCTGGATATCGTTACCCTGAATGTCTTGAAG CAATCGCAGAAAACCCGAACAAACCTTTCACGAAGCCacagtaa
- the LOC135943729 gene encoding putative ankyrin repeat protein RF_0381, whose protein sequence is MEGETPLHFALKEEKTDIAEDMVLSGADLKAKLGEDNLLHYCIKLNKLRSVQFVHEHDGEQIEEKGQDGKVAIQIAAQLADLEIFEWLNSIIKSDLIRMEDQPEDMEDQPEDMEDQPEDKEAMAVREKLVENVSAGASRLILAALNSDWQECFDILKDSKSFEETSSVQETSIKKDTRTIETSAFGCTFLHAAALNKEKGFYIILYLAPHSKGVDNKDLNGDEAIHYAIMVKNLNIAELLLWFRSYEMNLMNLMHLLVEQNRLELAKTVHEWKKDLNNELDPEGRNALHLAAEYAGKDMSSWLMDENVFDVNAKSRSGETPLHFALRAEKTDIAEDLVLKGADLKVKHGEDNFLHYCIKKNKLRSVQFVHEHDGQLIKEKSQKGKVAIQIAAQFADLEIFKWLNSILIKRGNPFAPLNKNEIPLIHCAAENQNHGPDIIGFLLSKGGELVKNTTVVTGVEGTKCILRCPMYETPPNGCACSLEGKITVTSSTTTPCRLRFATTSLPPRCNFFSVN, encoded by the exons ATGGAGGGAGAAACTCCTCTACATTTCGCCCTTAAAGAAGAGAAAACCGACATTGCTGAAGATATGGTGCTGAGTGGAGCGGATTTAAAGGCGAAGCTTGGCGAGGACAACCTTCTGCACTACTGCATCAAGTTGAATAAACTGAGGAGTGTCCAATTTGTTCACGAACATGATGGCGAGCAAATCGAAGAGAAAGGTCAGGATGGGAAAGTTGCCATTCAAATCGCGGCTCAGTTGGCGGACTTGGAAATATTCGAGTGGCTCAATTCAATTATCAAAAG CGATCTTATAAGAATGGAAGATCAACCGGAAGACATGGAAGATCAACCGGAAGACATGGAAGATCAACCGGAAGACAAGGAAGCAATGGCCGTTAGAGAAAAACTGGTCGAAAACGTTTCTGCCGGTGCCTCAAGGTTAATTCTCGCGGCTTTGAACTCTGACTGGCAAGAATGCTTCGATATTTTGAAGGACAGCAAAAGTTTCGAAGAGACGTCAAGTGTCCAAGAGacctcaattaaaaaagatactcGTACTATAGAGACGTCTGCTTTCGGATGCACGTTTCTCCACGCAGCTGCTTTGAACAAGGAAAAGGGATTCTATATAATCTTGTATTTGGCACCACACTCGAAAGGCGTGGATAATAAAGACTTGAACGGAGATGAAGCGATTCACTATGCAATCATGGTGAAAAACCTCAACATAGCGGAACTATTGCTTTGGTTCCGCAGTTACGAGATGAATTTGATGAATTTGATGCATTTGCTTGTGGAGCAGAATAGACTGGAGCTTGCGAAAACAGTGCATGAGTGGAAAAAGGATCTGAATAACGAACTCGACCCTGAAGGCAGGAATGCTCTACATTTGGCGGCGGAGTACGCAGGCAAGGATATGTCCAGTTGGCTAATGGATGAAAATGTCTTCGACGTGAATGCCAAGAGTAGATCGGGAGAAACTCCTCTACATTTTGCCCTTAGAGCAGAAAAAACCGACATTGCTGAAGATTTGGTGCTGAAAGGAGCGGATTTAAAGGTGAAGCATGGCGAGGACAACTTTCTACACTACTGCATCAAGAAGAATAAACTGAGGAGTGTCCAATTCGTTCACGAACATGATGGCCAGCTAATCAAGGAGAAAAGTCAGAAAGGGAAAGTTGCCATTCAAATCGCGGCTCAATTCGCCGACTTGGAAATATTCAAGTGGCTCAATTCAATTCTAATAAAGAGGGGCAATCCATTTGCACCATTGAACAAAAATGAGATTCCTCTCATCCACTGTGCAGCAGAGAATCAAAATCACGGACCAGATATCATTGGTTTCCTGTTAAGCAAAGGT GGTGAGTTGGTAAAGAATACGACCGTGGTCACCGGGGTGGAGGGAACAAAGTGCATCCTGCGTTGCCCAATGTACGAAACGCCGCCCAACGGCTGCGCCTGCTCGCTCGAGGGCAAGATCACCGTCACCTCTTCGACAACAACACCCTGCAGGCTCAGGTTTGCGACCACATCCTTGCCACCGAGATG CAACTTTTTCTCTGTGAATTAA